One genomic region from Colletes latitarsis isolate SP2378_abdomen chromosome 10, iyColLati1, whole genome shotgun sequence encodes:
- the Doa gene encoding CDC like kinase darkener of apricot isoform X1, with product MFIFAPRDNMSTSRQGSTSRRSRYARSSTTTSVTQMLSDSCSSLLQRLTTRVRGTSALSDNNMANKTAAARRSPNASQLNSTRTRLEDKYSTILDKYSRKKRHDRDSMDHRRTHERDHSYYRREDSPFVRDDRTLEPSVTRSIVKSPTNVVLSEKAYPYVKSGTVKEFKREKTPGYHRSDRQTLLNSESYRRYGRHKSGHAETRTLKVRPYRNGKSEQLESKSTALRLARPAKMETVKQTPVDPDKTPTGSDNAVDAALQVADDDANDPTISERAAKRKEIQSLILKYAAMEETYSQLAASGQGRMRPSTMDIIASKYRKSNHRNERKDAAQTSVASVVSDADTIQDAISPRPLSVEDDEEGHLVYQSGDILENRYKVLATLGAGTFGKVVKVKDLQMDHVMALKIIKNVEKYREAAKLEINALEKIATKDPEGQHLCVKMLDWFNYHGHMCIAFEMLGLSVFDFLVRILHTRDETTSVSNVTVSCSQRDNHYQPYPLEHVRHIGYQLCYAVKFLHDNKLTHTDLKPENILFVDSDYEKVYNNKKRKEIKRIKRTDIRLIDFGSATFDHEHHSTIVSTRHYRAPEVILELGWSQPCDVWSIGCILFELYLGITLFQTHDNREHLAMMERILGTIPHRMARKTKTKYFYHGKLDWDEKSSAGRFVRDNCKPLHRCMLTDDEEHRQLFDLIQKMLEYEPAQRIVLKDALAHPFFDALPVNQRLPDLRAAGDSQQSHERSHSLSR from the exons ATGTTCATATTCGCGCCACGCGACAACATGTCAACGTCTCGTCAGGGCTCGACGAGCCGGCGAAGTCGTTACGCGCGGTCCTCGACGACCACCAGCGTGACGCAGATGCTCAGCGACTCCTGCTCGAGCCTCCTGCAGCGACTTACCACCCGTGTACGCGGAACGTCAGCGTTGAGCGACAACAACATGGCCAACAAGACGGCCGCCGCGAGACGTTCCCCGAACGCCAGTCAGCTGAACAGCACCAGGACCCGGCTGGAGGACAAGTACTCCACGATCCTGGACAAGTACTCGAGAAAGAAGCGTCACGATCGCGACTCCATGGATCACAGACGCACCCACGAACGGGACCATAGCTACTATCGTCGCGAAGACAGCCCGTTCGTGCGGGATGACAGGACCTTGGAACCGTCTGTGACACGCAGCATCGTGAAGAGTCCAACCAACGTGGTTCTGTCCGAGAAAGCTTACCCTTACGTGAAATCTGGCACGGTGAAGGAGTTCAAGCGCGAGAAGACTCCGGGTTACCATCGATCGGACAGACAGACTTTGCTCAATTCGGAATCCTATCGACGATACGGTAGACACAAGTCGGGACACGCGGAGACTCGTACCTTGAAAGTGAGGCCTTATAGAAACGGGAAGAGCGAGCAACTGGAGTCGAAATCGACGGCGTTGAGGCTGGCCCGACCCGCGAAGATGGAGACGGTCAAGCAGACTCCCGTCGACCCGGACAAGACGCCCACGGGCAGCGACAACGCCGTCGACGCTGCTCTCCAGGTCGCGGACGACGACGCCAACGATCCAACGATCTCCGAGAGAGCGGCGAAACGTAAAGAGATACAGAGTCTGATCTTGAAGTATGCCGCAATGGAGGAGACGTACAGCCAGCTGGCCGCCAGCGGCCAGGGTAGAATGCGACCCAGCACCATGGACATTATCGCCAGCAAGTATAGGAAAAGCAACCATCGAAACGAGCGAAAAGACGCGGCGCAGACCTCGGTCGCGAGTGTCGTTAGCGACGCGGACACGATCCAGGACGCGATT AGCCCACGACCGCTCTCCGTCGAGGACGACGAAGAGGGCCACCTTGTTTACCAATCCGGCGACATCCTGGAAAATAGAT ATAAAGTACTGGCCACCCTAGGAGCGGGTACTTTTGGAAAAGTTGTCAAGGTTAAGGACTTGCAAAT GGATCACGTGATGGCTCTGAAAATTATCAAGAACGTAGAGAAGTATAGGGAAGCCGCGAAGCTCGAAATAAACGCCTTAGAGAAAATTGCGACCAAGGATCCGGAAGGCCAACA CTTGTGCGTAAAGATGCTTGACTGGTTCAATTATCACGGGCACATGTGCATCGCCTTCGAAATGCTTGGACTTAGCGTATTCGATTTCCTGGTGCGTATACTTCACACGCGAGATGAGACGACGTCGGTCAGTAACGTTACCGTTTCGTGTTCGCAGAGGGACAACCATTACCAGCCCTATCCGTTGGAGCACGTTAGGCACATCGGATATCAGCTTTGCTACGCCGTAAAATTTCTGCACGATAACAAACTCACGCACACCGATCTGAAACCGGAAAATATATTGTTCGTAGACTCTGATTACGAGAAAGTATATAATAACAAAAAG CGAAAGGAAATCAAGCGTATAAAACGAACAGACATAAGGCTGATAGATTTCGGTAGTGCCACGTTCGATCACGAACACCATAGCACGATCGTTAGCACAAGACATTATAGAGCGCCTGAAGTAATTTTAG AATTAGGTTGGTCCCAGCCTTGCGACGTTTGGTCGATTGGCTGCATCCTTTTCGAACTGTACCTGGGTATTACTTTATTCCAAACACACGACAACCGCGAGCACTTAGCGATGATGGAGCGTATACTTGGCACGATTCCACATCGTATGGCTCGCAAAACTAAGACCAAGTACTTCTATCACGGTAAATTGGACTGGGATGAGAAGAGCTCAGCCGGCAGATTCGTTCGAGATAATTGTAAACCTTTACAC CGTTGTATGCTCACGGATGACGAAGAACACCGACAGTTGTTTGATCTCATTCAAAAAATGTTAGAATACGAACCAGCCCAGAGGATAGTACTAAAGGACGCACTTGCACATCCTTTCTTTGACGCGTTACCAGTAAATCAAAGATTACCAGACCTTCGAGCAGCTGGTGACTCTCAACAATCTCATGAGCGATCACACTCTCTCTCTCGATGA
- the Doa gene encoding CDC like kinase darkener of apricot isoform X2, giving the protein MFIFAPRDNMSTSRQGSTSRRSRYARSSTTTSVTQMLSDSCSSLLQRLTTRVRGTSALSDNNMANKTAAARRSPNASQLNSTRTRLEDKYSTILDKYSRKKRHDRDSMDHRRTHERDHSYYRREDSPFVRDDRTLEPSVTRSIVKSPTNVVLSEKAYPYVKSGTVKEFKREKTPGYHRSDRQTLLNSESYRRYGRHKSGHAETRTLKVRPYRNGKSEQLESKSTALRLARPAKMETVKQTPVDPDKTPTGSDNAVDAALQVADDDANDPTISERAAKRKEIQSLILKYAAMEETYSQLAASGQGRMRPSTMDIIASKYRKSNHRNERKDAAQTSVASVVSDADTIQDAISPRPLSVEDDEEGHLVYQSGDILENRYKVLATLGAGTFGKVVKVKDLQMDHVMALKIIKNVEKYREAAKLEINALEKIATKDPEGQHLCVKMLDWFNYHGHMCIAFEMLGLSVFDFLRDNHYQPYPLEHVRHIGYQLCYAVKFLHDNKLTHTDLKPENILFVDSDYEKVYNNKKKFLFKRKEIKRIKRTDIRLIDFGSATFDHEHHSTIVSTRHYRAPEVILELGWSQPCDVWSIGCILFELYLGITLFQTHDNREHLAMMERILGTIPHRMARKTKTKYFYHGKLDWDEKSSAGRFVRDNCKPLHRCMLTDDEEHRQLFDLIQKMLEYEPAQRIVLKDALAHPFFDALPVNQRLPDLRAAGDSQQSHERSHSLSR; this is encoded by the exons ATGTTCATATTCGCGCCACGCGACAACATGTCAACGTCTCGTCAGGGCTCGACGAGCCGGCGAAGTCGTTACGCGCGGTCCTCGACGACCACCAGCGTGACGCAGATGCTCAGCGACTCCTGCTCGAGCCTCCTGCAGCGACTTACCACCCGTGTACGCGGAACGTCAGCGTTGAGCGACAACAACATGGCCAACAAGACGGCCGCCGCGAGACGTTCCCCGAACGCCAGTCAGCTGAACAGCACCAGGACCCGGCTGGAGGACAAGTACTCCACGATCCTGGACAAGTACTCGAGAAAGAAGCGTCACGATCGCGACTCCATGGATCACAGACGCACCCACGAACGGGACCATAGCTACTATCGTCGCGAAGACAGCCCGTTCGTGCGGGATGACAGGACCTTGGAACCGTCTGTGACACGCAGCATCGTGAAGAGTCCAACCAACGTGGTTCTGTCCGAGAAAGCTTACCCTTACGTGAAATCTGGCACGGTGAAGGAGTTCAAGCGCGAGAAGACTCCGGGTTACCATCGATCGGACAGACAGACTTTGCTCAATTCGGAATCCTATCGACGATACGGTAGACACAAGTCGGGACACGCGGAGACTCGTACCTTGAAAGTGAGGCCTTATAGAAACGGGAAGAGCGAGCAACTGGAGTCGAAATCGACGGCGTTGAGGCTGGCCCGACCCGCGAAGATGGAGACGGTCAAGCAGACTCCCGTCGACCCGGACAAGACGCCCACGGGCAGCGACAACGCCGTCGACGCTGCTCTCCAGGTCGCGGACGACGACGCCAACGATCCAACGATCTCCGAGAGAGCGGCGAAACGTAAAGAGATACAGAGTCTGATCTTGAAGTATGCCGCAATGGAGGAGACGTACAGCCAGCTGGCCGCCAGCGGCCAGGGTAGAATGCGACCCAGCACCATGGACATTATCGCCAGCAAGTATAGGAAAAGCAACCATCGAAACGAGCGAAAAGACGCGGCGCAGACCTCGGTCGCGAGTGTCGTTAGCGACGCGGACACGATCCAGGACGCGATT AGCCCACGACCGCTCTCCGTCGAGGACGACGAAGAGGGCCACCTTGTTTACCAATCCGGCGACATCCTGGAAAATAGAT ATAAAGTACTGGCCACCCTAGGAGCGGGTACTTTTGGAAAAGTTGTCAAGGTTAAGGACTTGCAAAT GGATCACGTGATGGCTCTGAAAATTATCAAGAACGTAGAGAAGTATAGGGAAGCCGCGAAGCTCGAAATAAACGCCTTAGAGAAAATTGCGACCAAGGATCCGGAAGGCCAACA CTTGTGCGTAAAGATGCTTGACTGGTTCAATTATCACGGGCACATGTGCATCGCCTTCGAAATGCTTGGACTTAGCGTATTCGATTTCCTG AGGGACAACCATTACCAGCCCTATCCGTTGGAGCACGTTAGGCACATCGGATATCAGCTTTGCTACGCCGTAAAATTTCTGCACGATAACAAACTCACGCACACCGATCTGAAACCGGAAAATATATTGTTCGTAGACTCTGATTACGAGAAAGTATATAATAACAAAAAG AAGTTTCTTTTTAAGCGAAAGGAAATCAAGCGTATAAAACGAACAGACATAAGGCTGATAGATTTCGGTAGTGCCACGTTCGATCACGAACACCATAGCACGATCGTTAGCACAAGACATTATAGAGCGCCTGAAGTAATTTTAG AATTAGGTTGGTCCCAGCCTTGCGACGTTTGGTCGATTGGCTGCATCCTTTTCGAACTGTACCTGGGTATTACTTTATTCCAAACACACGACAACCGCGAGCACTTAGCGATGATGGAGCGTATACTTGGCACGATTCCACATCGTATGGCTCGCAAAACTAAGACCAAGTACTTCTATCACGGTAAATTGGACTGGGATGAGAAGAGCTCAGCCGGCAGATTCGTTCGAGATAATTGTAAACCTTTACAC CGTTGTATGCTCACGGATGACGAAGAACACCGACAGTTGTTTGATCTCATTCAAAAAATGTTAGAATACGAACCAGCCCAGAGGATAGTACTAAAGGACGCACTTGCACATCCTTTCTTTGACGCGTTACCAGTAAATCAAAGATTACCAGACCTTCGAGCAGCTGGTGACTCTCAACAATCTCATGAGCGATCACACTCTCTCTCTCGATGA
- the Doa gene encoding CDC like kinase darkener of apricot isoform X3, whose product MFIFAPRDNMSTSRQGSTSRRSRYARSSTTTSVTQMLSDSCSSLLQRLTTRVRGTSALSDNNMANKTAAARRSPNASQLNSTRTRLEDKYSTILDKYSRKKRHDRDSMDHRRTHERDHSYYRREDSPFVRDDRTLEPSVTRSIVKSPTNVVLSEKAYPYVKSGTVKEFKREKTPGYHRSDRQTLLNSESYRRYGRHKSGHAETRTLKVRPYRNGKSEQLESKSTALRLARPAKMETVKQTPVDPDKTPTGSDNAVDAALQVADDDANDPTISERAAKRKEIQSLILKYAAMEETYSQLAASGQGRMRPSTMDIIASKYRKSNHRNERKDAAQTSVASVVSDADTIQDAISPRPLSVEDDEEGHLVYQSGDILENRYKVLATLGAGTFGKVVKVKDLQMDHVMALKIIKNVEKYREAAKLEINALEKIATKDPEGQHLCVKMLDWFNYHGHMCIAFEMLGLSVFDFLRDNHYQPYPLEHVRHIGYQLCYAVKFLHDNKLTHTDLKPENILFVDSDYEKVYNNKKRKEIKRIKRTDIRLIDFGSATFDHEHHSTIVSTRHYRAPEVILELGWSQPCDVWSIGCILFELYLGITLFQTHDNREHLAMMERILGTIPHRMARKTKTKYFYHGKLDWDEKSSAGRFVRDNCKPLHRCMLTDDEEHRQLFDLIQKMLEYEPAQRIVLKDALAHPFFDALPVNQRLPDLRAAGDSQQSHERSHSLSR is encoded by the exons ATGTTCATATTCGCGCCACGCGACAACATGTCAACGTCTCGTCAGGGCTCGACGAGCCGGCGAAGTCGTTACGCGCGGTCCTCGACGACCACCAGCGTGACGCAGATGCTCAGCGACTCCTGCTCGAGCCTCCTGCAGCGACTTACCACCCGTGTACGCGGAACGTCAGCGTTGAGCGACAACAACATGGCCAACAAGACGGCCGCCGCGAGACGTTCCCCGAACGCCAGTCAGCTGAACAGCACCAGGACCCGGCTGGAGGACAAGTACTCCACGATCCTGGACAAGTACTCGAGAAAGAAGCGTCACGATCGCGACTCCATGGATCACAGACGCACCCACGAACGGGACCATAGCTACTATCGTCGCGAAGACAGCCCGTTCGTGCGGGATGACAGGACCTTGGAACCGTCTGTGACACGCAGCATCGTGAAGAGTCCAACCAACGTGGTTCTGTCCGAGAAAGCTTACCCTTACGTGAAATCTGGCACGGTGAAGGAGTTCAAGCGCGAGAAGACTCCGGGTTACCATCGATCGGACAGACAGACTTTGCTCAATTCGGAATCCTATCGACGATACGGTAGACACAAGTCGGGACACGCGGAGACTCGTACCTTGAAAGTGAGGCCTTATAGAAACGGGAAGAGCGAGCAACTGGAGTCGAAATCGACGGCGTTGAGGCTGGCCCGACCCGCGAAGATGGAGACGGTCAAGCAGACTCCCGTCGACCCGGACAAGACGCCCACGGGCAGCGACAACGCCGTCGACGCTGCTCTCCAGGTCGCGGACGACGACGCCAACGATCCAACGATCTCCGAGAGAGCGGCGAAACGTAAAGAGATACAGAGTCTGATCTTGAAGTATGCCGCAATGGAGGAGACGTACAGCCAGCTGGCCGCCAGCGGCCAGGGTAGAATGCGACCCAGCACCATGGACATTATCGCCAGCAAGTATAGGAAAAGCAACCATCGAAACGAGCGAAAAGACGCGGCGCAGACCTCGGTCGCGAGTGTCGTTAGCGACGCGGACACGATCCAGGACGCGATT AGCCCACGACCGCTCTCCGTCGAGGACGACGAAGAGGGCCACCTTGTTTACCAATCCGGCGACATCCTGGAAAATAGAT ATAAAGTACTGGCCACCCTAGGAGCGGGTACTTTTGGAAAAGTTGTCAAGGTTAAGGACTTGCAAAT GGATCACGTGATGGCTCTGAAAATTATCAAGAACGTAGAGAAGTATAGGGAAGCCGCGAAGCTCGAAATAAACGCCTTAGAGAAAATTGCGACCAAGGATCCGGAAGGCCAACA CTTGTGCGTAAAGATGCTTGACTGGTTCAATTATCACGGGCACATGTGCATCGCCTTCGAAATGCTTGGACTTAGCGTATTCGATTTCCTG AGGGACAACCATTACCAGCCCTATCCGTTGGAGCACGTTAGGCACATCGGATATCAGCTTTGCTACGCCGTAAAATTTCTGCACGATAACAAACTCACGCACACCGATCTGAAACCGGAAAATATATTGTTCGTAGACTCTGATTACGAGAAAGTATATAATAACAAAAAG CGAAAGGAAATCAAGCGTATAAAACGAACAGACATAAGGCTGATAGATTTCGGTAGTGCCACGTTCGATCACGAACACCATAGCACGATCGTTAGCACAAGACATTATAGAGCGCCTGAAGTAATTTTAG AATTAGGTTGGTCCCAGCCTTGCGACGTTTGGTCGATTGGCTGCATCCTTTTCGAACTGTACCTGGGTATTACTTTATTCCAAACACACGACAACCGCGAGCACTTAGCGATGATGGAGCGTATACTTGGCACGATTCCACATCGTATGGCTCGCAAAACTAAGACCAAGTACTTCTATCACGGTAAATTGGACTGGGATGAGAAGAGCTCAGCCGGCAGATTCGTTCGAGATAATTGTAAACCTTTACAC CGTTGTATGCTCACGGATGACGAAGAACACCGACAGTTGTTTGATCTCATTCAAAAAATGTTAGAATACGAACCAGCCCAGAGGATAGTACTAAAGGACGCACTTGCACATCCTTTCTTTGACGCGTTACCAGTAAATCAAAGATTACCAGACCTTCGAGCAGCTGGTGACTCTCAACAATCTCATGAGCGATCACACTCTCTCTCTCGATGA